In a genomic window of Streptomyces puniciscabiei:
- a CDS encoding amidohydrolase family protein, which translates to MATPGAVHEALAGLELVDHHCHGAVTAGLTPEELASLLTEGEAWPGVSPFDTPAGVAVRRHCAPLLDLPRHAPPADYAARRAELGPREVNRRFLRAAGAGAFLVDTGYAPHPLTSPAELAAASGAAAFEVVRLEQVAEAVAAGGVEPGEYAARFRAAAEEAARRPGVVAVKSVAAYRTGFAVDPARPADAEVTEAARRWLTARPDGDGARLTDPVLVRHLLWTAVDLGLPLQLHTGFGDADLRLHHADPALLTDWLRLVSGTVPVLLLHCWPYHRQAAYLAAVFERVYLDVGLALHHTGPARCRAVLEEALEVTPFRKLLYSSDAYGLAEFHHLGALCFRQGLAGLLQARVDADELSLPDALRIAAWTGRDNALRLYGLQELHGFHGFRGLFGPPVSDPARDPSGPPTRKV; encoded by the coding sequence ATGGCCACGCCGGGAGCGGTCCACGAGGCCCTCGCGGGGCTGGAGTTGGTGGACCACCACTGCCACGGCGCGGTGACGGCCGGCCTCACGCCCGAGGAGCTGGCCTCGCTGCTGACCGAGGGCGAGGCCTGGCCCGGCGTCTCCCCCTTCGACACCCCGGCCGGCGTGGCCGTACGCCGGCACTGCGCGCCCCTGCTGGACCTGCCCCGGCACGCACCGCCGGCCGACTACGCGGCCCGCCGCGCGGAACTGGGCCCGCGCGAGGTCAACCGCCGCTTCCTGCGGGCCGCGGGAGCCGGGGCCTTCCTGGTGGACACCGGCTACGCCCCGCACCCGCTCACCTCCCCCGCCGAGCTGGCGGCGGCCTCCGGTGCCGCCGCCTTCGAGGTCGTACGCCTGGAACAGGTGGCGGAGGCGGTGGCCGCGGGGGGCGTCGAGCCGGGCGAGTACGCGGCCCGCTTCCGTGCCGCCGCCGAGGAGGCGGCACGGCGGCCGGGCGTGGTGGCGGTGAAGTCGGTGGCCGCCTACCGCACCGGCTTCGCCGTGGACCCGGCGCGCCCGGCGGACGCCGAGGTGACGGAGGCCGCCCGGCGCTGGCTCACGGCGAGACCGGATGGGGACGGGGCCCGGCTCACCGACCCGGTTCTGGTGCGGCACCTGCTGTGGACCGCCGTCGACCTCGGCCTGCCGCTGCAGCTGCACACCGGCTTCGGCGACGCCGACCTGCGGCTGCACCACGCCGACCCGGCCCTGCTGACCGACTGGCTGCGGCTGGTCTCCGGCACGGTCCCGGTACTGCTGCTGCACTGCTGGCCGTACCACCGCCAGGCCGCCTATCTGGCCGCGGTCTTCGAGCGGGTGTACCTGGACGTGGGCCTCGCCCTGCACCACACGGGCCCGGCCCGATGCCGGGCGGTGCTGGAGGAGGCGCTGGAGGTCACCCCCTTCCGCAAACTGCTGTACAGCTCCGACGCCTACGGTCTGGCCGAATTCCACCATCTCGGCGCCCTGTGCTTCCGGCAGGGTCTCGCCGGTCTCCTCCAGGCCCGTGTCGACGCCGACGAGCTGAGCCTGCCCGACGCCCTGCGGATCGCCGCCTGGACCGGCCGCGACAACGCGCTGCGCCTCTACGGACTCCAGGAACTCCACGGATTCCACGGATTTCGCGGACTCTTCGGACCGCCCGTATCCGACCCGGCCCGCGATCCCAGCGGGCCCCCCACCCGGAAAGTATGA
- a CDS encoding NUDIX hydrolase family protein, which translates to MSDMTETTPGWLTTDELEMARARMPILYVEAVPVRVDDSGEVTSIGLLLRIGPDGTVSRTLVSGRVLHHERVRDALLRHLEKDLGPVALPRVPPSLQPFTVAEYFPTAGITPYHDPRQHAVSLAYIVPVTGDCRPRQDALDLVWFSPQEAVSPAVQSEMPGGHGVLLKQALAHVGLAL; encoded by the coding sequence ATGTCTGACATGACCGAGACGACGCCCGGCTGGCTGACCACGGACGAGCTGGAAATGGCCAGGGCCCGGATGCCGATCCTGTACGTCGAGGCCGTGCCCGTGCGCGTGGACGACAGCGGCGAAGTGACCAGCATCGGACTGCTGCTGCGGATCGGCCCGGACGGGACGGTCAGCCGGACCCTGGTCTCCGGCCGCGTGCTGCACCACGAGCGGGTCCGCGACGCGTTGCTGCGCCACCTGGAGAAGGACCTCGGCCCGGTCGCGCTCCCCCGCGTCCCGCCGTCCCTGCAGCCGTTCACGGTGGCGGAGTACTTCCCGACGGCGGGCATCACGCCGTACCACGACCCGCGCCAGCACGCGGTGTCCCTCGCCTACATCGTCCCGGTCACCGGTGACTGCCGCCCCCGGCAGGACGCGCTGGACCTGGTCTGGTTCAGCCCGCAGGAGGCCGTCTCCCCGGCGGTGCAGAGCGAGATGCCGGGCGGGCACGGAGTGCTGCTGAAGCAGGCGCTCGCGCACGTGGGTCTGGCCCTCTGA
- a CDS encoding glutamine synthetase family protein, whose translation MTTLADPVPGGRPEDLRRVAGLTADLAARGVRGIVLAYVDTAGVCRVKTIPTARLEAAVSWGVGMSPVFDTFLADDSIVTTDVLGSPDGDLRLYPDLDRLVELAGQPGWAWAPVDRITQEGTRHPGCARTFLRRIVAGAEERHGLAFKAAIEVEWAVGLGSAPAGEFVPAVSGPAYGAIRQVELSDYTADLLAALAAQDVPVDQLHPEYAAGQFEVSAGALDPVAAADRSVLVRQTIRAVAQRHGLRVSFSPAVSAEGVGNGGHLHLSCWRGGTNLHAGGDRRHGMTPEAESFAAGILARLPALTAVTAPSPASYLRLRPSQWAGVFTAWGRETREAALRVITGSAGRREQEANLEVKPVDLAANPYLALGCVIAAGLDGIDASLALPEEITGDPARYGPDEAAALGVRRLPQSLPQAAREFRADEVLRAALGPVLADAVTAVRLGEAAAVQGLDDARVAAAYRWVY comes from the coding sequence ATGACCACCCTTGCCGACCCCGTGCCCGGCGGGCGCCCGGAGGATCTGCGCCGGGTCGCGGGACTCACGGCCGACCTCGCCGCGCGGGGCGTGCGCGGGATCGTGCTGGCCTATGTGGACACCGCGGGTGTCTGCCGGGTGAAGACCATCCCGACGGCCCGGCTGGAGGCGGCCGTGTCCTGGGGTGTCGGCATGTCCCCGGTGTTCGACACCTTCCTCGCCGACGACTCGATCGTCACCACCGACGTCCTCGGCTCCCCGGACGGTGACCTCAGGCTCTATCCGGACCTGGACCGGCTGGTGGAACTGGCCGGGCAGCCCGGCTGGGCGTGGGCGCCGGTGGACCGGATCACCCAGGAGGGCACCCGGCACCCCGGCTGTGCCCGAACCTTTCTGCGCCGGATCGTCGCCGGCGCCGAGGAGCGGCACGGCCTGGCCTTCAAGGCGGCGATCGAGGTGGAGTGGGCGGTCGGGCTCGGCTCGGCACCGGCCGGGGAGTTCGTGCCGGCGGTGTCCGGCCCGGCGTACGGCGCGATCCGGCAGGTCGAGCTGAGCGACTACACCGCCGATCTGCTGGCCGCGCTCGCCGCGCAGGACGTGCCCGTCGACCAGCTCCACCCCGAGTACGCGGCCGGGCAGTTCGAGGTCTCGGCGGGCGCGCTGGACCCGGTGGCTGCGGCCGACCGCAGCGTGCTGGTCCGGCAGACGATCCGGGCGGTCGCGCAGCGGCACGGCCTCAGGGTGTCGTTCTCACCCGCGGTGTCCGCCGAGGGGGTCGGCAACGGCGGCCATCTGCATCTGTCCTGCTGGCGTGGCGGTACGAATCTGCACGCGGGCGGGGATCGCCGCCACGGCATGACGCCGGAGGCGGAGTCCTTCGCGGCCGGGATCCTGGCCCGGCTGCCCGCGCTGACGGCCGTCACGGCGCCGAGCCCCGCCAGCTATCTGCGGCTCAGACCCTCCCAGTGGGCGGGCGTGTTCACCGCCTGGGGCCGGGAGACCCGGGAGGCCGCGCTGCGGGTGATCACCGGCTCGGCGGGCCGCCGGGAGCAGGAGGCCAACCTGGAGGTCAAACCGGTCGACCTGGCCGCCAACCCCTATCTCGCCCTCGGCTGTGTCATCGCCGCCGGTCTGGACGGGATCGACGCCTCCCTCGCCCTCCCGGAGGAGATCACCGGCGATCCGGCCCGGTACGGCCCGGACGAGGCGGCCGCCCTCGGGGTGCGGCGGCTGCCGCAGTCGCTGCCGCAGGCCGCCCGGGAGTTCCGGGCGGACGAGGTGCTGCGGGCCGCGCTGGGCCCGGTCCTCGCGGACGCGGTGACCGCCGTACGGCTCGGCGAGGCGGCCGCCGTCCAGGGCCTGGACGACGCGCGGGTGGCGGCGGCCTACCGCTGGGTGTACTGA
- a CDS encoding SAM-dependent methyltransferase, whose protein sequence is MTEGHTPTTGPQKLDTSVAHNARVWNYWIGGKDNYEVDQRVGEHVAGMFPVIRAVARADREFLARAVRFLTAERGIRQFLDVGTGLPTVENTHEIAQRIAPESRIVYVDNDPIVLVHARSLLTSSPEGVTDYIDADVHDPDAIVQRAAETLDLTRPVALMMLGILNFVLDTGEARDIVRRLLAALPSGSHLVLTHPTHDADVGGEGNRAAMEFWNANATPPITARSRAEIAGFLDGLELVEPGLVPCSQWRAEAEPAAAVPQFGAVAVKP, encoded by the coding sequence GTGACCGAGGGGCACACTCCGACGACCGGACCGCAGAAGCTGGACACCTCCGTGGCGCACAACGCCCGGGTGTGGAACTACTGGATCGGCGGCAAGGACAACTACGAGGTCGACCAGCGGGTCGGTGAGCACGTCGCCGGGATGTTCCCGGTGATCCGGGCGGTGGCCCGCGCGGACCGGGAGTTCCTGGCCCGGGCGGTGCGGTTCCTGACCGCCGAGCGCGGGATACGGCAGTTCCTGGACGTCGGCACCGGCCTGCCGACCGTGGAGAACACCCACGAGATCGCGCAGCGGATCGCACCCGAGTCCCGGATCGTGTACGTCGACAACGACCCGATCGTGCTGGTGCACGCACGCTCGCTGCTCACGAGCTCTCCCGAGGGCGTCACCGACTACATCGACGCCGATGTGCACGACCCGGACGCCATCGTGCAGCGCGCCGCCGAGACCCTGGACCTGACCCGGCCGGTCGCCCTGATGATGCTGGGGATCCTGAACTTCGTGCTGGACACCGGCGAGGCCCGGGACATCGTGCGGCGGCTGCTGGCGGCGCTGCCCTCGGGCAGCCACCTCGTCCTCACCCACCCGACCCACGACGCCGACGTGGGCGGTGAGGGCAACCGGGCCGCGATGGAGTTCTGGAACGCCAACGCCACTCCGCCGATCACCGCCCGCAGCCGCGCGGAGATCGCCGGATTCCTCGACGGCCTGGAGCTGGTCGAGCCGGGTCTGGTGCCCTGCTCGCAGTGGCGCGCCGAGGCGGAGCCCGCCGCCGCGGTGCCGCAGTTCGGCGCCGTGGCCGTGAAACCCTGA